GCAACAAACTCCAGATGATTGaaatgctgcacacacacacacatagcgcgagagaaagagagagagagagagaaagagagcgagagagagagagagtgagagagagacacacacacagacagacagacatacattcGATATCTTCACACTCCGTGTATCAGTATAATAATCCATAAACGTATCGTATGAGAGCTAGTTTAGAGAAAACCACAGACACAATGGAAACATGCTAATTGTCGGCGGGgcctccccctacctccctctcctcctcctcctcccctatcttcctcctccccctccctcctacctcctccaactcctccaaaggggctggtggtggcgggCGCGGCCGACTTCACCCGCCCAGCAGAGAAGCTCAGCACCTCCCAGTCCGCAGTCCTCATGACCACtagtacggtgtgtgtgtgtgtgtgtgtgtgtgtgtgtgtgtgtgtgtgtgtgtgtgtgtgtgtgtgtgtgtgtgtgtgtgtgtgtgtgtgtgtgtgtgtgtgtgtgtgtgtgtgtgtgtttgtgtgtgtgtagctgtctGTGTCGATTTGTTCAATATGTGCGGTTGTGTGCGTTTAGCATATGTTtgcacttatttattttttatttagaaGTTTATTGAGCAGGGACAAATACATTGCACATTGtttcatataaaatataaaatagatgcCATGCATACAGGTTTCTTGTCAAGACTTATTTGCAACCCCTGTCCCTGGTTAGGCTTTTACTAAAAGTTACACATGAATAAAAATACAGAAGACATCATATACAGGAGAcataaagacaaaaacaaggACAATGATTAATGCATGTGCACGCGgccatgtgcgtgcgtgtcaatGTCCACAGGGTTTATTCAGTTTCAACCATTGTTTTACTTGTGTGTTAAAAACCTTGAGCTCTGTCAATGTTTTCTGATTTCTGATGGTAGTGTATTCCACAGTTTAGTGCCTATTGCTACAAAGGATGATTGTCCGAATGTGGTTTTGCGCTTcagaagtgtttgtgtgtctctgtgtttgtaagtgtctgtctgtctgttgattTGTTCAATATGTGTGCATTTCTTGCAAGTATATGTATTCACCTTCAGAAGTGtgcttttctgtctgtctctgtgtttatgtgtctgtgtatctgtctatGTGTGCCTGGGTCTTTGTCGGTTTGTTCAATATGtgggtctgagtgtgtgtttttccagtaTAAGTCTTCACCTTCagaagtgtgcgtgtgctgcGTTTGCATGTCACTGCTctgacgtgtgtctgtgtgcgtgcgtctgcaaTTGTTTACGCATACACAGCTTTGACCTCAAAGTGCTATGCTTTCGCTACTCCACGCTGGTGGAAACGTTGTCCCGGTGCAACATGGGAAGCGAAGCAGAGAGAACAACAGAGAACTTTACTATAATTTTTATCACTAACTTGTAACttgaaggttgctggttggattgtcgaggtgtccctgagagaGACGCCTCttcctgactgctcctgacaagctggctgtcgccctgaggggttgactctgccgtcggtcggtgaatgtgtgtatgaatgggtgaatttgGGTATGaattggtgaatgtgtgtatttgtgggtgaatatatgaatgtgtgtaaaatCAATATGGCAAAGTGACCAAACAATGGATTggattctttctctctctctctctctcccagctcgTTTGAACCTCTTTGTTGTCATGACGATGACCTTCCGTTCCCGACACTAGCATTTGACCTCCAGATCTAGCGAGGCTGGATAATGAGTAGCCTCGACGCGGGTTAGGCTAGTTTGCCCTATCACCTCGAGCTAGGTCTTAAAAGTGGGCAATCATTTACCAAGGAGAGAGGCCATTTTGTTCTTGTCCTCGTAtgcaatgtacacacacactcactgacacacagaggtacacacacacacacacacacacacacacacacacacacacacacacaaaggtaaacacagacagacaaacatagagggacacacacacacacacacactcatagacatagacagagacacacacacgtccacctTCAAACGACTTCTCATTGTTACCGCGGTAACGATGACCTCCTTTGTCAGCTGAGGAATTTTCCAGTACAGACGTTAAGCCATATTaagacccagtgtgtgtgtgtgtgtgtgtgtgtgtgtgtgtgtgtgtgtgtgtgtgtgtgtgtgtgtgtgtgtgtgtgtgtgtgtgtgtgtgtgtgtgtgtgtgtgtgtgtgtagtttacaCACCTGACCTCCACCACAGaagacacacacgctaacatCAGATAGCTGTTACTACACTGCTATTTTTCCCTGTGGCTTTGATAAGTGTGTGTTCAATAAAGTTAACTCTTTATTCAAGGCTTTGACAAAAACATAGATCAACGTTGAGGGCGTTTAGCAGCCGCCTCgctccaaagcgactaacaataTCTACATttgtcaagagagagagagagagagagagagagagagagagagagagagagagagagagagagagagagagagagagagagagacagacacagtcagacagacagacagacagacagacagacagacagacagacagacagacagacagacagacagacagacactgctctacctcctgagattAACCAATCTTTAAAGAACAGTTGGAAACAACAATGTGACGTAGCATCAGCAAAAAGAAGACATTTACCAttgcagaaacacaacatttaCTTAATTCGTTAAAATATGGCCAACAAAATGTGTTCCCATCGAGTCGTCCTGTTGATGGACTCCCCTTTTCCCGCTCTGACCCCTCTCCCAGGCGTGCTGTGGTCCCGGTATTCCCTGGTCATCGTTCCCAGGGTGTGGAATCTGTTCGCCGTCAACTGTTTCCTCGGGCTGGCCGGAGCCACGCAGCTGTACCGGATCTGGAGGTCATGGTTTACCGTTTATTAAGTATTCGCCTAAGTTGACTCTTTATTCCAGGATTtgacaaaacacacattcaagcGACTTaccataagtacatttgtcagagagagagaggtacaggtacacacacactgggcaggtacacacacacagacacacagacagacacacactggccaggtaaacacacagacacacacacaccctgggcaggtacacacacatacatacactgggcaggtacacacacacacacacaggccaggtacacacaaagacacactggccagggacacaaacacacacacacacacacacacacacacactggccaggtacacaagcacacactcacacactgggtaggcacacttacatacactgggaaggcacacacatacacactggccaggtacacacacacacacagacacacacacagtgggcaggtacacacacacactcacacaacgggcaggcacatatacacacacacacacactgggcaggcacacacacacacacacacacacacacacacacacacatactgggcaggtacacacacacacacacacacacacacacacactgtacacacattgGGCAGGTatacaaatgcgcacacacacacacacactgggcaggtaaacacacatacatacacactgggcaggtacacactcacactgtacacacactgaggtacacaaatacacacacacgcacacacactgggcaggcacacacacacacactcagacacacacacacacacacacacacacacacacacacacacacacacacacacacacacacacacacagacacacacacacacacacacacacacagtgccctgGCTTCTcacaaaaactaaaactaaatacTAACATATTTTGTTGGAGTTATTAACTGTCTTTTCCGGGTTTGTTTGAGTACGGGTTAAGCCAAAAAAACTGAGTTCAGTGCAGTTCAGAGAGTAAAGTTTAATTTTTTGGTGAGAGATTATTAGCCAGTGTTTTCGGTAAGCGCTTAAGTCTCCATTAGGTTAAAGGTTGCATACTTGATGATCGGCTAAGGGCGGGTTAAGTCACGGAGTTGGATTAGCGGTGATTAAGCTATTAAGCGTCTACTGTCTTTGAAATCCCTCACTGTTCCTCAAAAAGGTTTTAGAACTGGGAGGGAATTTCGTTTTTTAATTGAATCCAAAAAACACTTTCACTGGTTATACTATTAATACCTTGCTTTTATAAGGAGGGAAATCCTCCTTTACAAAgatttttgttgatttaatcATTTTGATTAATCCTTTTGATTGATTAAAAAACgataacaaaaagaaacaattaATCAATATTATAacaattaatttatttaaaaccCAATTATACGAATAAACAGACTTTATCCTGCTTCTCTCTCACAGGTACAATTCTGAGTTAAAAGAGCTGCCTGAAGTTCCGCCAGAGGCGCCAGCAGAGAACGCTGTTTGACCGATATCCGCATCAAAATTGCCAAAAGACGTACTGTATGTTGATATGCTTAGAAAACACGGTGCTGTCCAATCACACACGCTGTTCTCTCCCGATGGGAAGAGGTAAAAACACATACTTGAATATATTGAAAAgtatatttaacatttagagTTTATTTAAGTGTACATTGAGTGTACGTTCTGATATATTCCTGTCTTTTCTCGCGACACAAATGTTTATATATTGAAATAAGTTGTTAtttcaatgtttatttgaaCAAAATGGGACTTTTGAGTTTCAACAATAGTATCTGtttcataataatatatttctTCATCTTTAGACTTAAATCAACGaccactgtctttttttatttgttcatttatccaatgtttctttctttcgtttgtTGTTAATCAATAAAGAACAAATACAACGTTTTGAATAAATGCAATGATGTCGTGGCTTGAACCATAGCGTGTTCCACATGTGAATAATTTGTGGAAACCATTTATAATAACGCTCAGTACCCAGTAGTACCAGCGCTCAGCCACTAGAGAGAGCCTCAGACTCGCTATTGAACCagctatggaagtaaatctgtgccatcggattttgaaaataaaaagccattgaattatacgcactgaatatttatgcattgacatgacgtatctggattttttgcctctgaatttaactcaaTAAATCATATGCAGCTTTATTTGTTgatgttaaaaaattcaaaataaataaacttaacTATAATGTAAAcgtccccaaattcaacatgccaatATTCAGCTGCAAAATGTAATGTCTGAAAATTCAGTGTTAACTTCCGGagacccaaggaagagcaatcgatcctagatcTAGATCGtggtcaagcaaggagagcggGAATAAGAGAGTCACTCGCTggctctttctttcttgatacaaaccttaattctaaacagcatttgaCACAGTAACCTATAaaaggaaatgctcaaaggtaaatcaacgtcattaaacactgactatagctttttatggggagaGAAGCTACCGAACAGTGTGaccctagggggcgctgttgtacattttctgcaacatgcacgagtttgaagcgtagcCAGGCATGAAGTCGTTCACGTACGGAAACATGCCCAAGCTTAAAACTTAACATTTGTATCGTCATCGAGCACTCGGATTGGGGTTATTCTTTTTGTGACACCGGATGCATGTTAAGTGGCTGAGGAGCAGTTGATATGCCTCTGTGGTGGCATAACAAGAGCGCGACGAGCGCGCAGAGCCAACACTATTCCGCACTGAGCGACACGATTTGATATGAGGATGACAAATAAAGGGCGCCTTTTCCCGAGGCACGCCGTGCTTCCACTGGAACTACAGGCTGCTGCCGCTTCAGTGGCGCAATACGGTCGGCTCTGCGCTCTCGTTCCAGAGTGGGCGGGGGGCTTCAGCATCACATCACAGATCGCCCCAGCAAAGTGACGTCGGTGGATGGCCTCAAAATTTTCTGCCCTAATAAATTGGGCTCCTTGACCCACTACAATTACTCTTAAGTTGCATGTAAATCCAGCCAAGGCACTGcaatcacacagacacttcACACAGGCATTAGTTCATCGTTTACTTCATACTGCAgtaaaaaaaccaaaaaaaacggtgtgcattataacaaaagtaaataaaacataatatcCCCCCCCTCACATTGTTATCaaatgtgcttaataaatacatttgatttgatttgattagcattttacaaaCCGACACAATGGATAGGGTGTTTAGTAAGGTCCACCACCGTTGCTTCTCTCCCCATAAAAAGCCAGTCAGTTTTTAATGACGtcgatttacctttgagcatttcttATTATAGCTACTGTGTAAAGTGCTCTTATTCCCGCTCTCCTTGCGAGACagcgatctagcatctaggatcgattgctcttccttgggtccccggatgttCACACTGAATTTTCCGTCATTGAATTTTGTAGCTGAAATTGACGTGTTGATTTTTGAAAATATTgacgttgaattt
The Gadus morhua chromosome 7, gadMor3.0, whole genome shotgun sequence DNA segment above includes these coding regions:
- the LOC115547647 gene encoding mitochondrial pyruvate carrier 2; translation: MGSLGVRVFYHRMLDRVEHVLPARFRPFYNHPAGPKTVFFWAPMFKWGLVVAGAADFTRPAEKLSTSQSAVLMTTSVLWSRYSLVIVPRVWNLFAVNCFLGLAGATQLYRIWRYNSELKELPEVPPEAPAENAV